A genomic window from Levilactobacillus yonginensis includes:
- a CDS encoding GW dipeptide domain-containing protein, translating to MKRLATSIFLTVISIVGVLFGLSSIARASNYQNTLPFCNPGGVIDKSAYSQGELNQLTAITHGTDYSGNLSLDSVSSHYVYQLMGSNLKNFTGSDGVLQLYNESSFMTTQMVKDAAKYWNIIAGQNIVEVVDSVEKSDEVIHDVMDGNPGVLGGQSYDGNGIKFYPNNWKLQSLGISTQAQQNWKEATVIHEIGHALGIPHLGGGLDGLNASNSGVSSSEFMAYWTTEIAGAPLVNMKGITSTTMDAAALAMAATTWQKPRKVAEWIFSGSSESVNYFTGLVSATLPWGVQIGSMGDYIQLKKNCSGDLVVKDKNYDVYQLDDKVLETGQLEVAKNMGSVEHMGLFDQIVTVGTEYQTKNGDSYYRVNFNNEDYVVNAKAFEWGVEIDTPDNLLQSQEKVDEVKTIGADASVYQFEQQDFNQKPSIKAAKVGTTKALGIVGKQAHALIKYVSTNGYIYYRINLGGVDYILHSSAFNSANWGVEINSENEVIQSKKNVDKQLTIGSKYNVYQFDDQVIDDKGTQKATLLGNTETLNLVGKNVNISTSYTSSKGNTYYRFKVDGTSYVVMANAFDSENWGVEINSVDEVLQSYETYETTMPVLRQYNVYQFDNSIIDNKETAKAIQAGNTRTQNLIDQQVKVTEKYISSKGYTYYRIKAKNQEYVIQSGAFSLDTWGVEIGQSGNMIQAYEPSEDTQLTVGATEDVYQFSDDIIDQKKTIRAKKVGTTDTLQLIDQKVKIIKRYQSSAGHIYYRVNFDGLEYVVQSTAFNSKHWGAELDYADNVLQSREPLSVTLTIKNTSNLYDFDDKIIDDKLSKKAELLGTTVEKGLIGKSVKATELYISNQGYLYYRISSEGTSYATKASSFDLSDWGVLINSPGEIIQEGQTVEKVLTIGASYNVYQFNEVVLSQQAIANATQAGTAEKMGLLDKQVHVIEKYTSNKGYVYYRILDSGKEYVINSRAFNSENWGVEINSADEVLQNRQSVDQRMVITKTYNAYQFDDTVIDEKRHKKATQIDNTEKLGLVGKSVHVIEKYTSNRNNDYYRIEIGNEQYVVGVGAFG from the coding sequence ATGAAAAGATTAGCCACAAGTATTTTTCTGACAGTCATTTCCATAGTTGGCGTTTTATTTGGTTTATCCAGTATAGCTAGGGCGAGTAACTATCAAAATACGCTCCCGTTCTGTAATCCAGGGGGTGTCATAGATAAGAGTGCTTACTCACAAGGTGAATTGAATCAGCTAACGGCAATTACACATGGCACTGATTATTCCGGAAATCTAAGTTTAGATAGTGTCTCTTCACATTATGTCTATCAATTGATGGGTAGCAATTTAAAAAACTTTACGGGTTCCGATGGTGTTCTTCAGTTATATAATGAATCCAGTTTTATGACGACACAGATGGTTAAGGATGCCGCTAAGTATTGGAATATTATCGCTGGTCAAAATATTGTTGAGGTGGTTGATTCCGTTGAAAAAAGTGATGAAGTCATCCATGATGTTATGGATGGTAACCCTGGGGTCTTGGGCGGTCAAAGTTATGACGGGAATGGAATTAAATTTTATCCGAATAATTGGAAGCTTCAAAGTTTAGGTATCTCTACTCAAGCTCAGCAGAATTGGAAAGAGGCAACGGTTATTCATGAAATTGGCCATGCATTAGGTATTCCACATTTGGGTGGGGGCCTTGATGGTTTAAATGCCAGTAATTCTGGTGTGAGTTCAAGTGAATTTATGGCCTACTGGACGACAGAAATTGCTGGAGCTCCCTTAGTGAACATGAAGGGGATAACCAGTACAACAATGGATGCTGCAGCACTCGCAATGGCCGCGACTACCTGGCAGAAACCAAGGAAAGTTGCAGAATGGATATTTTCGGGAAGTTCGGAAAGTGTCAATTATTTTACTGGACTTGTAAGTGCAACACTTCCGTGGGGTGTGCAGATTGGATCAATGGGTGATTATATTCAATTGAAAAAGAATTGCTCGGGTGACTTGGTTGTAAAAGATAAAAATTATGATGTATATCAGTTGGATGATAAGGTTTTGGAAACTGGACAACTAGAAGTGGCAAAGAATATGGGATCCGTAGAACATATGGGTTTATTCGATCAAATAGTTACTGTAGGAACTGAATACCAAACTAAAAATGGTGACTCATATTATCGGGTGAATTTTAACAATGAAGACTACGTCGTGAATGCTAAAGCTTTTGAATGGGGTGTAGAAATAGATACACCAGATAATTTGCTTCAAAGTCAGGAAAAAGTAGATGAAGTGAAAACGATTGGGGCCGATGCGAGTGTTTACCAATTTGAGCAACAAGACTTTAATCAGAAACCCTCTATCAAAGCAGCCAAGGTGGGCACGACGAAGGCTCTTGGAATTGTGGGTAAGCAGGCACATGCGCTCATTAAGTATGTGAGTACGAATGGCTACATCTATTATCGAATTAATTTAGGCGGTGTAGACTATATTCTTCATTCGAGTGCTTTTAATAGTGCTAACTGGGGTGTAGAGATTAATTCTGAGAATGAAGTTATTCAAAGTAAAAAAAATGTAGATAAACAGCTTACAATTGGGAGTAAATATAACGTCTATCAGTTTGATGACCAAGTCATTGATGATAAGGGAACGCAAAAAGCTACGCTCTTAGGAAATACTGAAACACTAAATCTTGTTGGTAAGAATGTTAATATTTCGACGTCTTATACAAGCTCTAAAGGGAATACCTACTATCGTTTCAAGGTTGATGGAACGTCTTACGTTGTTATGGCAAATGCTTTTGATTCGGAAAATTGGGGCGTAGAAATCAATTCAGTAGATGAAGTTCTTCAAAGCTATGAAACTTATGAGACAACGATGCCAGTGTTAAGGCAGTATAATGTTTATCAATTTGATAATTCAATTATTGATAATAAAGAGACGGCGAAGGCAATTCAAGCTGGTAATACTCGGACGCAGAATCTTATTGATCAACAGGTGAAAGTTACTGAGAAGTATATCAGCAGTAAAGGTTACACATACTATCGAATCAAGGCTAAAAACCAAGAGTACGTTATTCAATCGGGAGCGTTCAGCCTCGATACCTGGGGTGTTGAAATTGGTCAAAGCGGTAACATGATACAAGCGTATGAACCGAGTGAAGATACTCAGTTAACGGTTGGTGCTACAGAAGATGTTTACCAATTCAGTGATGACATAATTGATCAGAAGAAAACGATTCGCGCCAAAAAAGTTGGTACGACAGATACTTTGCAACTGATTGATCAGAAGGTAAAAATAATTAAACGTTATCAGAGCTCAGCAGGCCATATCTACTATCGTGTTAACTTTGACGGACTGGAGTACGTTGTCCAGTCAACGGCTTTTAATTCTAAGCACTGGGGAGCTGAACTAGATTATGCCGACAATGTTCTTCAATCACGAGAGCCACTTAGCGTCACTTTGACAATAAAAAACACCTCTAATTTATACGATTTCGATGACAAGATTATTGATGATAAATTGAGCAAAAAAGCTGAACTGTTGGGAACCACGGTTGAGAAAGGGCTTATTGGAAAATCGGTCAAGGCAACGGAACTATATATAAGTAATCAAGGGTATCTCTACTATCGCATTTCAAGCGAAGGAACGAGCTATGCTACTAAAGCCTCTTCGTTTGATTTATCGGATTGGGGAGTTTTAATCAATTCACCAGGTGAAATTATTCAAGAGGGACAGACAGTTGAAAAGGTACTCACTATTGGTGCGTCGTACAATGTTTATCAGTTTAACGAAGTCGTTTTGTCTCAACAAGCAATTGCTAATGCCACACAAGCTGGTACAGCAGAAAAAATGGGATTACTTGATAAGCAGGTTCACGTTATAGAGAAATATACAAGCAATAAAGGGTATGTCTATTATCGAATCTTGGATTCGGGAAAAGAATATGTCATTAATAGTAGGGCTTTTAATTCAGAAAATTGGGGCGTTGAAATAAACTCTGCAGATGAGGTGTTGCAAAATAGGCAGTCAGTAGACCAAAGGATGGTGATAACTAAAACGTATAATGCTTATCAATTTGACGATACAGTTATTGATGAGAAGAGACATAAAAAGGCAACCCAAATTGATAATACTGAAAAACTTGGTTTAGTGGGAAAGTCAGTTCACGTGATTGAAAAGTATACAAGTAATCGAAATAATGATTACTACCGGATTGAGATTGGAAATGAACAGTATGTCGTGGGTGTTGGGGCTTTTGGATAA
- a CDS encoding CatB-related O-acetyltransferase has translation MATEIKGVTFFQKGLVYEKEQFSKRFDFAPETGKMLKDHKIFTRFMSADIRFKLNERLHVARNVSVEPYTIFASGGYFFSMGAFSYSQSNLPIHTIIGRYSVISGAVREMGPNHPMNRFTSSILTYDPHNAALNTYKEDFNAHIEPVRSDVTREYPIIIGNDVWIGENVTFSSKGIVVNDGAVIGADSVVTKDVPPYAVVVGVPAHVIKYRFDPDTIKRLMALKWWQYDFGQFTNIKVDDPIDKFLDEVESLQAAGKLKPYEPEIVTMADFDRLEEK, from the coding sequence ATGGCAACAGAAATAAAAGGCGTCACTTTTTTTCAAAAAGGTTTAGTTTATGAGAAAGAACAATTTAGCAAAAGATTTGATTTTGCACCAGAAACTGGCAAGATGCTCAAGGACCACAAAATTTTTACCCGTTTTATGTCTGCAGATATCCGATTCAAATTGAATGAGAGACTTCATGTGGCCCGGAATGTGTCTGTAGAACCATACACTATTTTTGCTTCAGGGGGATATTTTTTTTCGATGGGCGCATTTAGTTATTCTCAAAGTAATTTACCAATTCATACGATTATTGGCCGGTATTCGGTGATTTCTGGTGCAGTGAGGGAAATGGGGCCTAACCATCCAATGAATCGCTTTACCTCGTCAATTCTGACCTACGACCCCCACAATGCTGCTCTCAATACGTATAAAGAAGATTTCAACGCACATATTGAACCGGTTCGAAGTGATGTGACAAGGGAGTATCCAATCATCATCGGCAATGATGTCTGGATTGGAGAAAATGTGACCTTTTCTTCTAAGGGGATTGTGGTCAATGACGGTGCCGTCATTGGTGCTGATTCGGTAGTTACCAAAGACGTTCCACCATACGCAGTGGTAGTTGGTGTTCCAGCTCACGTGATTAAATATCGTTTTGACCCAGATACCATTAAAAGATTAATGGCATTGAAGTGGTGGCAATATGATTTTGGACAATTTACAAATATTAAAGTTGATGATCCAATCGACAAATTTTTGGACGAGGTTGAGAGCCTACAAGCAGCTGGTAAACTCAAGCCTTATGAACCTGAAATTGTGACGATGGCGGATTTTGACCGTTTAGAAGAAAAATAA
- a CDS encoding CatB-related O-acetyltransferase — translation MTSKINGITFAQNGLEAMYLPRRKQFKVNQSLRDMFNEKHIYTRIIKDNSHRLRYDSLIEVPLNTQIEPYTLFLGGRRFFSMGAFSLTGNNDLPLNTVVGRYSSIASGVRRMQGSHPIDRFTSSTLTYDMHNSAYQDYLEEAGKSFQNVPSKVKNGGPITIGNDVWIGENVTFVPKGVTVGNGAVIAGGALVTKDVPPYAVVGGVPAKILKYRFPPEIIQHLLKLQWWQYGFADFEGIRGDDKIEDFIHSMEHLIDMGDIQPFNPTPIGIDDFIQTEEEDDELSNQV, via the coding sequence ATGACATCAAAAATCAATGGCATTACTTTTGCTCAGAATGGTTTGGAAGCAATGTACTTGCCCCGTCGTAAACAATTTAAGGTTAACCAGTCACTGCGAGACATGTTCAATGAGAAACATATTTATACACGAATAATTAAAGATAACTCTCATCGTTTAAGATATGATTCTCTGATTGAAGTTCCACTAAATACTCAAATAGAGCCTTATACATTATTTCTTGGCGGCCGACGCTTTTTCTCCATGGGTGCGTTTAGTTTGACTGGTAATAATGATTTGCCACTTAATACTGTCGTTGGTCGATACTCCTCCATTGCTAGCGGAGTTAGACGAATGCAGGGTAGCCACCCAATCGATCGTTTCACCTCATCAACGCTAACCTATGATATGCATAACAGTGCCTACCAGGACTACTTAGAGGAAGCGGGAAAATCCTTCCAAAATGTTCCTAGCAAGGTCAAAAATGGTGGCCCGATTACCATTGGAAATGATGTTTGGATAGGCGAAAACGTTACCTTTGTTCCTAAAGGTGTTACAGTCGGCAACGGTGCCGTCATTGCTGGTGGTGCGTTAGTCACTAAAGATGTCCCACCGTACGCTGTGGTTGGCGGGGTACCTGCTAAAATTCTCAAATATCGATTCCCACCTGAAATTATTCAACACCTATTAAAACTTCAGTGGTGGCAATATGGCTTCGCTGACTTCGAGGGAATTCGTGGCGATGACAAAATCGAAGATTTCATTCATTCAATGGAGCACCTAATCGACATGGGTGACATTCAACCATTTAATCCCACCCCAATCGGAATCGATGATTTCATTCAGACTGAAGAGGAAGACGACGAATTGTCAAATCAAGTGTAA
- a CDS encoding capsular biosynthesis protein codes for MDKTTSLVVDIDGTLCDLKTSDQSYLDVAPKTSVINKIREWQKLGYRIILFTSRQMRTYEGNLGKINKYTAPITEKWLAKYGVPYDEIIFGKPWAGRGGYYIDDRAFRPSEFLKSSPEELEALVDKERDVH; via the coding sequence ATGGATAAAACAACCAGTTTAGTCGTTGATATTGATGGAACTTTGTGTGATTTAAAAACAAGTGACCAAAGTTATTTGGACGTTGCACCTAAGACGAGTGTCATCAATAAAATTCGAGAATGGCAGAAGCTAGGATATCGAATCATTCTATTCACGTCTCGTCAGATGAGAACTTACGAAGGAAATTTGGGGAAGATCAATAAGTATACGGCACCCATCACTGAGAAGTGGTTAGCCAAGTATGGTGTTCCGTATGATGAAATTATTTTTGGTAAGCCTTGGGCTGGCCGGGGTGGTTATTATATTGATGATCGGGCGTTTCGGCCGAGTGAGTTCCTTAAGAGTTCTCCCGAAGAATTAGAAGCGTTAGTAGATAAGGAGCGTGACGTACATTGA
- a CDS encoding CapA family protein, producing MIEAMFAQKILLEHNQILRSIGNSDTQVESGIGNAVTLYVFLNLMSIQKIKPNTMTQLSKEFVKENDPSHNFLEEEEVLSAQQLVDLMLVTSNPTVALAICQMVREQTHKKMSAHYRELPWINKLEGALANQTGRIRSSVKQRYDIKMLRCLGVAFSQLKLSYRDLMHQTDCVQSGKYFYNSTMLVKNGELTGGYFFGPNNGDAIAFDHKNMYVILGAENGYQRDIILSKLIEGVDEVSDSQLSAYAIDELNLKSNQPVVSFWGDVYPGEFYSKRRLKRQQWDPLLDEGYDYTFLGMKSYLKKSSLNVFNLESVLVDDFESSKLLKSKTFVLGSKPRKTLLAFKKANLGLALMANNHGGDYGENGFEQSSKYLEEAKIPHIGVGQDIDKATNPVRINGQGVKISLFNAYWYNKRYYREYEFYSLFGKMGVSPLGEELLHKIARERLQNPDRLIVVSPHWGTDFQPVAERQKQLAMKMIVAGADIIIGHGAHALQDIELISGHPVFYGLGNAFFNSEGEFKKYPHSLPFGGFAEISASAGGMLLTVRFMNAENHETKFQPRAVTENEFSKLILGLKSNGSQLDNWKIDNQTLQYVYRKNRLK from the coding sequence TTGATTGAAGCAATGTTTGCTCAAAAAATTTTGTTGGAACATAATCAAATTTTGAGAAGTATAGGAAATTCAGACACCCAAGTTGAATCTGGTATTGGGAATGCGGTTACGTTGTATGTCTTTTTGAATTTGATGAGCATCCAAAAAATCAAACCTAATACGATGACACAATTATCGAAAGAATTTGTGAAGGAAAATGATCCAAGCCATAATTTTCTTGAAGAGGAAGAGGTGCTGAGTGCACAGCAGTTAGTTGACTTGATGTTAGTTACGTCTAATCCGACTGTGGCACTCGCAATTTGTCAGATGGTTCGTGAACAAACGCATAAAAAAATGAGTGCACATTATCGAGAACTTCCTTGGATAAATAAATTGGAAGGAGCTCTGGCAAATCAAACAGGGCGAATCCGGAGTTCTGTTAAGCAAAGATATGATATTAAAATGCTTCGCTGCTTAGGAGTAGCCTTCTCACAGTTAAAGTTGTCGTATAGGGATTTGATGCATCAAACTGATTGTGTTCAATCAGGCAAGTACTTTTACAATTCGACGATGTTAGTCAAAAATGGTGAATTGACAGGTGGTTACTTTTTCGGACCAAACAATGGTGATGCTATTGCATTTGACCATAAGAATATGTATGTGATATTGGGTGCAGAGAATGGCTATCAGCGTGACATTATTCTTTCAAAACTGATTGAAGGTGTAGATGAAGTTTCTGATTCTCAGTTGTCTGCTTATGCCATCGATGAATTGAATCTAAAGTCTAATCAACCAGTCGTCAGTTTTTGGGGAGATGTTTATCCTGGTGAATTTTATTCCAAGCGGCGTTTGAAACGCCAACAATGGGATCCACTTTTGGATGAAGGGTATGACTATACTTTTTTAGGGATGAAATCCTATCTCAAAAAAAGTAGTCTTAATGTCTTTAATCTGGAATCAGTTTTAGTAGATGATTTTGAAAGCTCAAAATTATTGAAATCAAAGACATTCGTACTTGGAAGTAAGCCTCGAAAAACATTGTTGGCTTTTAAGAAAGCAAATCTTGGGTTGGCTTTGATGGCCAATAATCATGGTGGGGATTATGGAGAAAATGGATTTGAACAATCCAGTAAATATTTAGAAGAAGCAAAGATTCCTCATATTGGTGTAGGACAGGATATTGATAAGGCAACAAACCCCGTACGAATAAATGGACAGGGTGTTAAGATTTCCCTCTTTAATGCATATTGGTACAACAAGAGATATTATCGGGAATACGAGTTTTACTCGTTGTTTGGCAAGATGGGTGTATCACCATTAGGTGAAGAACTACTTCATAAAATTGCTCGGGAACGACTCCAGAATCCAGATAGGTTGATAGTTGTTTCCCCACATTGGGGTACGGATTTTCAACCGGTGGCTGAACGTCAAAAACAATTAGCAATGAAAATGATTGTTGCAGGGGCAGATATCATCATAGGCCATGGGGCACACGCATTACAGGATATTGAGTTGATTTCGGGTCATCCAGTTTTTTATGGTCTTGGGAATGCTTTTTTCAACAGTGAAGGAGAATTTAAGAAATATCCTCATTCATTACCTTTTGGTGGATTCGCCGAAATAAGTGCCAGTGCGGGTGGTATGTTGTTAACTGTCCGATTTATGAACGCTGAAAATCATGAGACCAAGTTTCAACCACGAGCAGTCACGGAAAATGAGTTTTCCAAGTTGATTCTAGGTTTGAAGTCAAATGGGAGTCAATTAGATAACTGGAAGATTGACAATCAAACGCTGCAGTACGTGTATCGAAAAAATAGATTAAAATAA
- a CDS encoding IS30 family transposase, whose product MSPYNHLTLKDRECILLGVTLNDTYQGIAEKIGCSKATVSREIKRNGGRDAYSAVKAQENYQRRRLKSRRPRILADLKLRDFVLHRIVQCQWSPEQISGRLVHENSEWQISYNTIYRGIKLDNLGIKRKSHGARGFARKLRHRGKTRKVKGTVNERRGRFNEVLSVHERPVSCNKRSWFGHWEGDTVQGKTGRSALVTLVDRKSRYLLSQRVSKVNAKNVTQAMIDLLHTVTPKRVRTLTPDRGTEFAGYREVSQELGIPVYFPDPHAPQQRGTNENTNGLIREYFPKGTDLDQLTDQDIYQFVEVLNNRPRKILGWKSPSEVFFGTKLHLI is encoded by the coding sequence ATGAGTCCGTACAATCATCTTACCTTAAAAGACCGAGAATGCATACTGTTAGGAGTCACTTTAAACGATACTTATCAAGGTATTGCGGAGAAAATTGGCTGTTCAAAAGCCACCGTATCACGCGAAATTAAGCGCAACGGTGGCCGTGATGCATATTCAGCTGTCAAAGCACAAGAGAACTATCAGAGACGGCGACTGAAAAGCCGACGTCCTAGGATCTTAGCTGACTTGAAACTACGAGATTTTGTCCTTCACCGCATCGTTCAATGCCAATGGTCTCCGGAACAAATCTCAGGCCGTTTAGTTCACGAAAATAGCGAATGGCAAATCAGTTACAATACTATTTATCGCGGAATTAAACTCGATAATTTAGGGATTAAACGCAAGAGTCACGGTGCACGTGGCTTTGCCCGTAAGTTGCGTCACCGTGGCAAAACCCGTAAGGTCAAAGGAACGGTTAACGAACGACGTGGTCGGTTTAACGAGGTGCTTTCAGTTCATGAACGACCAGTTTCGTGCAATAAACGGAGCTGGTTCGGCCATTGGGAAGGCGACACCGTTCAGGGTAAAACTGGGCGTTCAGCTTTGGTTACATTGGTGGACCGTAAATCACGGTACTTATTGTCTCAACGAGTTTCCAAAGTAAACGCCAAGAACGTCACGCAAGCTATGATTGACCTACTGCATACTGTGACGCCCAAACGAGTTCGTACGCTTACGCCGGATCGTGGAACTGAATTCGCAGGATACCGCGAAGTTAGTCAAGAACTTGGTATTCCAGTCTATTTCCCAGATCCACATGCGCCCCAGCAACGGGGAACCAATGAGAATACCAATGGCCTTATTCGTGAGTACTTCCCCAAGGGAACCGATTTAGATCAGCTCACTGACCAAGATATTTATCAGTTCGTTGAAGTGCTAAATAACCGACCACGCAAGATTTTAGGCTGGAAGAGTCCATCTGAAGTTTTCTTTGGGACAAAGTTACACTTGATTTGA
- a CDS encoding glycosyl transferase family 1, with amino-acid sequence MKKSVIKQYQVAISNLGSVKDRVTGKVTLALSVSDRRHRAKIHFLRDTSIERVWSQVESILAAAPQHAWVRIEVVEAVQRQKLASLKQNLNDMFRMNYWRRGVSFDADFKTALLEMEINGHEFFKPSKRHKVGKNASESWIDFDQIKKYLQARDDRSAQGIEDTQYVWTFVTKGIFSDGEKIWPLREDESRGIGVRELTNPREEINSYLHAGEKFLMRQIKDDGQFIYGYYPALQRVLTNYNSVRHFSSIYALLEAIDFSNQNEDVAKAKLALQWGIDNLTLTKGDALFAVEHNKKANDEVKLGAQAMLILALCKYQEVTTDDSFLKYAQQAFNGVTAFRQESGRFNHVLNVDLSVKDAFRIIYYEGEITFALARLFELTGDEAVKQLIKETLDFMVANNYGQYHDHWISYAVNEALQIFSTNRDYMSMGLKNVFDHLDFIEKRDTSYPTLLELLNAAVKMTDTIKATGNDDLMEGYDLVRLRQVWRQRAEHEMATGTFEPELAMYFYYPEKFVGAFFARHDHFRTRIDDCEHFLSGLINYYNYKY; translated from the coding sequence ATGAAAAAGTCAGTAATCAAGCAATATCAGGTGGCTATTAGCAATCTTGGTAGTGTCAAGGATCGGGTGACTGGAAAGGTTACGCTGGCTTTGTCGGTATCTGATCGGCGTCATCGGGCAAAAATCCATTTTCTTCGGGATACCAGCATTGAACGTGTCTGGAGTCAGGTTGAGAGTATCTTGGCTGCGGCGCCACAGCATGCCTGGGTACGGATTGAAGTTGTTGAAGCAGTTCAAAGACAAAAGTTAGCCAGTCTCAAGCAGAATCTGAATGATATGTTTCGCATGAATTACTGGCGTCGGGGTGTCAGTTTTGATGCTGACTTCAAGACAGCACTGTTAGAAATGGAAATTAATGGTCACGAGTTTTTTAAACCCAGTAAGCGACATAAAGTTGGCAAAAATGCTTCAGAATCTTGGATTGATTTTGACCAAATTAAAAAGTATCTCCAAGCCCGAGATGATCGTTCAGCTCAAGGCATTGAAGATACCCAATATGTTTGGACATTTGTTACTAAAGGTATTTTTTCAGATGGTGAAAAAATCTGGCCATTGCGTGAGGATGAAAGTCGGGGAATTGGCGTCAGGGAGCTCACTAATCCAAGAGAGGAGATCAACAGCTACCTGCACGCAGGTGAAAAATTTTTGATGAGGCAGATTAAGGATGATGGTCAGTTTATTTATGGTTACTACCCAGCATTGCAGCGAGTCCTGACAAATTACAACAGCGTGCGCCATTTTTCCTCGATCTATGCCTTATTGGAGGCGATTGATTTCAGCAATCAGAATGAGGACGTTGCAAAGGCAAAGCTGGCACTTCAATGGGGGATTGATAACCTCACGTTGACTAAAGGTGATGCACTGTTTGCTGTTGAACATAATAAGAAAGCCAATGATGAGGTCAAGCTTGGTGCTCAGGCGATGTTGATATTGGCGCTGTGCAAGTACCAAGAAGTCACAACGGATGATTCGTTTCTGAAATACGCTCAGCAGGCGTTCAATGGCGTCACAGCGTTCCGTCAAGAATCAGGACGCTTCAATCACGTATTGAATGTGGATTTGAGTGTTAAAGATGCTTTTCGAATTATTTATTATGAAGGTGAAATTACGTTTGCACTGGCTCGCTTGTTTGAATTGACTGGCGACGAGGCGGTTAAGCAACTGATCAAAGAAACATTAGACTTCATGGTTGCGAATAATTATGGACAGTACCATGATCATTGGATTTCTTACGCTGTGAACGAAGCGCTTCAAATTTTCTCAACGAATCGGGATTACATGTCGATGGGTCTAAAGAATGTTTTTGATCATCTAGACTTTATTGAGAAACGGGATACTTCTTACCCAACGTTACTGGAGTTGTTAAACGCAGCCGTTAAGATGACGGACACCATTAAAGCAACTGGCAATGATGACCTGATGGAAGGCTATGATCTAGTTCGGTTACGGCAGGTTTGGCGTCAAAGGGCCGAACACGAAATGGCGACGGGAACGTTTGAGCCGGAACTGGCAATGTACTTTTACTATCCTGAAAAGTTTGTGGGCGCATTCTTTGCTCGGCATGATCACTTTAGAACGCGGATTGATGACTGTGAACACTTTCTGTCTGGCTTAATTAACTACTATAATTACAAATACTAA
- a CDS encoding copper homeostasis protein CutC has translation MTILLLVEPLLENYTELPAAIRAGAKRVALADNLAAGGTTVSKGVMGEAVRYAHEHQVALDLIIAPRGGKSPYNGVEIKMMEADLLEAQQLGADGAIFGALTDQSQLDVEVLSTLIAAAGGMTLTFDTAFDQIRPQDRGAALDWLGSQSVDRVLSTGKYGDDREADWIASKRLADADSVVLVPADVTADEAASVADALGVKLVYGENVL, from the coding sequence ATGACGATTTTGCTGTTAGTTGAACCGTTACTAGAAAATTATACTGAATTACCCGCTGCCATTAGAGCGGGTGCCAAACGGGTGGCCCTCGCTGATAACTTAGCGGCTGGTGGCACCACAGTTAGCAAGGGCGTCATGGGTGAAGCCGTACGTTACGCCCATGAGCACCAGGTAGCCCTCGACTTGATCATCGCGCCACGGGGTGGCAAATCACCCTACAACGGCGTGGAAATCAAGATGATGGAGGCTGACTTGTTAGAAGCCCAACAATTAGGAGCGGACGGCGCCATCTTTGGTGCCCTCACCGACCAGAGCCAGTTGGACGTTGAAGTCCTCAGTACGCTGATTGCCGCTGCTGGTGGCATGACGTTGACGTTTGATACGGCCTTCGATCAGATTCGACCACAGGACCGCGGTGCGGCACTGGATTGGTTGGGTAGTCAGAGTGTCGACCGAGTCCTGAGCACGGGTAAGTACGGTGACGACCGTGAAGCCGATTGGATTGCTAGCAAACGCTTGGCCGATGCAGATAGCGTGGTGCTCGTGCCGGCTGATGTGACGGCTGATGAAGCAGCCAGTGTGGCTGATGCGTTAGGTGTTAAATTGGTTTATGGGGAAAATGTGCTGTAA